GAAAGATAAAACCACGCCGAAAAAGAAAAAAGGGGCCATCCGTGAGTGGGCCGATGCCATTTTATTTGCAGTTATAGCGGCCACCCTCATCCGTACGCTTTTTATTGAAGCGTATGTAATCCCCAGCGGATCGATGGAAAGCTCATTGCTAATTGGCGATTACCTTTTTGTAAGCAAGGTTAACTATGGCGCACGGATGCCTATAACACCACTGGCTATACCGTTTACGGCCCACACCATTCCGTTTACCGAAACCAAATCGTACCTGGATGTAAAATTGCCTTATTATCGCCTGCCAGGCCTTAGCGACATTAAAAAAGGCGATATAGTGGTATTTAACCTGCCAATGGAGGCCGATTCGCCATATTACCGCCCGGTTGACAGGCGCGAGAACATTATTAAACGCTGCCAGGGTACGCCCGGCGATACCTTAAGCCTGGTAAATGCGCAGGTATACATCAACGGCAAACCCGAACTGGCTTCGGTAACCGGCGAGATGGCATATAAGGTAAAAACCGACGGCAGTACAATTAACCCCGAACTGATCAATGAACTGCATTTGACCGACATAGCTTATTACGAAAATTCGACTACCGATTTTAGAACAAACACCACGATAGAATCGGCCAATAAGTTGAAAAGTTATTCCAATATTAAGTCGGTAACGCCTGATATTGCTATCAAAGGCGTGGTTGATGATTTTAACCCGGTTTACCCGCTATCGCACCCCGACTACAAAATAGGTACTATGCCTCGCTACGGCTGGAATGTAGACAACTTTGGCCCCGTTATCATCCCCAAAAAAGGGTGGACGGTTAAGCTGGATAGTCTTAATTTTCCCATATACGGCCGCGCTATTGCCGTTTATGAACATAATACAGTTAAAGTTAATGGCAAGGATATTTTTATAAACGGAAAAAAAGCCGATACTTACACCTTTAAAATGAACTATTATTGGATGATGGGCGATAACCGCCATAACTCCACCGATTCGCGCTATTGGGGCTTTTTGCCCGAAGATCACGTGGTTGGCAAAGCCTTGTTTACCTGGATGAGTATTGATAGTACGGCATCGTTTGCAAATAAAATAAGGTGGAGCAGGTTGTTCAGGGGCATAAAATAGCTGTTACTTAAAGAAAATATATAGTGAATATTATAATTGCGTTTTTGTTATTTGTAGTTCTGCCTTTTATTGGTTTATATAAATTATTTGAAAAAGCCGGCAGGCCGGGTTGGGAGGGTGTAATACCCGTTTATAATATTTACGTAATGATAAAACTGAGTGGCAGGCCATTATGGTGGCTGGCACTTATGTTATTACCAGGGTTAAATATATTGGTGTTTATTGGCCTTATGGTTGACTTTTTAAAGTCGTATGGCAAGTTTTCATTGAGCGAACATATCGGCGGTGTTGCACTGCCTTTTATATTTTTGCCAAAATGGGGTTTTGATAAAGATACTAAGTATGTTGGCCCATCGGCCAGCCTGGAGTTTAGGGAGAAATATAAAAAGGCACTTAAAAAAACTGTTGCACGCGAATGGGCCGATGCCATTATTTTCGCGGTGATAGCTGCTACACTGATTCGCACGCTGTTTATTGAAGCGTACGTAATTCCGAGTGCATCTATGGAAAGTTCGTTACTTATTGGCGATTACCTGTTTGTGAGCAAGGTAAACTATGGCGCACGGTTGCCCATGACACCTGTAGCCTTTCCGTTTGCACACCATACCATGCCCCTTATTAATACTAAGGCTTATTGGGACGGCATCGAGCTGCCTTATTACCGCCTGCCCGGTTTAAGCGACATTAAAAAAGGCGATGTGGTGGTATTTAACTACCCTATGGATGCTGATGCCCCTTTGAGCCGCCCGGTTGATAAACGAGAGAATTTTATAAAACGCTGCCAGGGTACCCCCGGCGATACGCTAAGTGTTGTTAAGGCGCAGGTATATATTAATGGCAAAGCCATGATAACGCCACCCAACGGCGAAATGAAATACATTGTTAAAACCGATGGCGACCAAATTAACAGCGATCTAATAACTGATCTTCATTTGTCGGATATAAAACCTTACGACAATCTCAGCTTTGAAACTAATACTACCAAACAGGCTGTCGAAGCTTTAAAAGGTTATTCAAATGTCAAATCGATACGGCCTGACACCGCGACAAGTGGTCATGCCGATCCGTTGAATACAGTTTTTCCGGGATGGGTGCCAAATAACAAAACACTTGGAACGATGCCCGATTATAAATGGAATGTAGATAATTTTGGTCCCATCA
The genomic region above belongs to Mucilaginibacter sp. KACC 22773 and contains:
- the lepB gene encoding signal peptidase I, with product MIIAFLLFVVLPFIGLYKLFEKAGRPGWEGVIPVYNIYVMIKLSGRPLWWLALMLLPGLNILVFIGLMVDFLKSYGKFSLSEHIGGVALPFIFLPKWGFDKDTKYVGPSASLEFREKYKKALKKTVAREWADAIIFAVIAATLIRTLFIEAYVIPSASMESSLLIGDYLFVSKVNYGARLPMTPVAFPFAHHTMPLINTKAYWDGIELPYYRLPGLSDIKKGDVVVFNYPMDADAPLSRPVDKRENFIKRCQGTPGDTLSVVKAQVYINGKAMITPPNGEMKYIVKTDGDQINSDLITDLHLSDIKPYDNLSFETNTTKQAVEALKGYSNVKSIRPDTATSGHADPLNTVFPGWVPNNKTLGTMPDYKWNVDNFGPIIVPKRGWTVKLDSFTFPIYSRAIEIYEGNKVEVVGKDILINGKKADSYTFKMNYYFMMGDNRHNSEDSRFWGFVPEDHIVGKALFIWMSVDDQASFLHKIRWSRLFNVIR
- the lepB gene encoding signal peptidase I yields the protein MNWKFWKKDKTTPKKKKGAIREWADAILFAVIAATLIRTLFIEAYVIPSGSMESSLLIGDYLFVSKVNYGARMPITPLAIPFTAHTIPFTETKSYLDVKLPYYRLPGLSDIKKGDIVVFNLPMEADSPYYRPVDRRENIIKRCQGTPGDTLSLVNAQVYINGKPELASVTGEMAYKVKTDGSTINPELINELHLTDIAYYENSTTDFRTNTTIESANKLKSYSNIKSVTPDIAIKGVVDDFNPVYPLSHPDYKIGTMPRYGWNVDNFGPVIIPKKGWTVKLDSLNFPIYGRAIAVYEHNTVKVNGKDIFINGKKADTYTFKMNYYWMMGDNRHNSTDSRYWGFLPEDHVVGKALFTWMSIDSTASFANKIRWSRLFRGIK